One Ananas comosus cultivar F153 linkage group 23, ASM154086v1, whole genome shotgun sequence genomic window carries:
- the LOC109728013 gene encoding probable anion transporter 3, chloroplastic isoform X1, which translates to MASLVHHFAPRTLPSPSSSLYGELRPPLPTLAPSRFAQSSSRRSSQPRHPWRSRRDQLRLRFPSLLRPLSSPPRVSSKPAAGSFDSDGEMKNPSFVEFVTSERVKVVAMLGLALALCNADRVVMSVAIVPLSRAHGWTQSFAGIVQSSFLWGYLLSPIIGGALVDYYGGKLVMACGVTLWSMATFLTPWAAETSLWALLAMRVLLGVAEGVALPSMNNMVLRWFPPTERSRAVGIAMAGFQLGSAIGLLLSPIIMSRAGPFGPFVIFGLFGFLWVLVWLSVASSTPHKHSQISQYELNYITSQTLASPLIEEPKKSKVIPPFRKLLSKWPTWALMSANAMHSWGYFVILSWMPVYFNTIYRVNLREAAWFSALPWVMMAVLGYVAGVGSDMLIKYGTSVTATRKIMQSIGFVGPAIALLGLNAARSPLAASAWLTTAVGLSSFSHSGFLVNLQEIAPQYAGVLHGMSNTAGTLAAILGTVGAGFFVERMGSFRGFLMLTSFLYFISALFWNLFATGPNSIDFDRRPS; encoded by the exons ATGGCTTCTCTCGTCCACCACTTCGCTCCTCGAACACttccctctccttcttcctcgcTCTATGGAGAGCTGCGCCCCCCTCTTCCCACGCTCGCTCCGTCTCGCTTCGCCCAATCCTCGAGCAGGAGAAGCTCCCAACCTCGGCATCCATGGCGATCACGCCGAGACCAGCTCCGTCTTCGATTCCCGTCGCTTCTCCGACCCCTCTCCTCTCCGCCCAGGGTTTCCTCGAAGCCCGCGGCCGGATCGTTCGATTCGGACGGGGAGATGAAGAACCCTAGCTTCGTGGAGTTCGTCACGTCGGAGAGGGTTAAGGTGGTGGCGATGCTGGGGCTCGCTCTCGCGCTCTGCAATGCCGATCGCGTGGTGATGTCGGTCGCCATCGTCCCTCTCTCGAGGGCGCACGGGTGGACCCAGTCCTTCGCCGGAATCGTTCAG TCATCTTTCCTCTGGGGATATCTCTTGTCCCCTATAATTGGAGGTGCACTAGTGGACTACTATGGGGGAAAGCTAGTTATGGCATGTGGAGTAACTTTATGGTCAATGGCCACTTTCCTTACCCCATGGGCTGCTGAGACTTCTTTGTGGGCGTTGCTTGCTATGAGAGTTCTTCTGGGTGTTGCGGAAGGAGTGGCGCTGCCTAGCATGAACAACATGGTATTAAG ATGGTTTCCTCCAACAGAACGATCTAGGGCTGTTGGGATTGCAATGGCCGGATTCCAGCTTGGCAGTGCAATTGGGCTACTACTTTCTCCTATTATCATGTCGCGGGCTGGACCTTTTGGTCCCTTTGTTatttttggattatttggatttCTTTGGGTCTTGGTATGGCTTTCTGTAGCGTCAAGTACTCCTCACAAGCATAGCCAGATATCACAATATGAGCTGAACTATATAACGAGTCAAACGCTGGCTAGCCCACTCATTGAAGAACCAAAAAAGTCCAAAGTGATCCCTCCATTTAGGAAACTCCTATCTAAATGGCCGACATGGGCTCTGATGTCAGCAAATGCAATGCACAGCTGG GGTTACTTCGTTATCCTTTCATGGATGCCAGTTTACTTCAATACA ATATATCGTGTCAACCTGAGGGAAGCTGCATGGTTTAGCGCCCTTCCTTGGGTAATGATGGCAGTTTTAGGATATGTTGCTGGTGTTGGTTCTGATATGCTGATCAAATATGGTACTAGCGTTACCGCAACTCGAAAAATTATGCAG TCAATTGGCTTTGTCGGTCCTGCTATTGCTCTTCTTGGTTTAAATGCTGCGAGAAGCCCACTTGCAGCCTCTGCCTGGCTTACAACTGCTGTTGGTTTGAGTTCTTTTAGCCATTCTGGTTTTCTAGTGAATCTACAG GAGATTGCCCCACAATATGCCGGAGTCCTCCATG GAATGTCAAATACCGCTGGAACATTAGCTGCCATTTTAGGAACAGTCGGAGCTGGTTTCTTCGTGGAGAGGATGGGTTCTTTTCGTGGATTTTTGATGCTAACATCATTTCTGTATTTTATCAGTGCGCTTTTCTGGAACCTTTTTGCGACCG GTCCCAACTCAATTGACTTTGACCGTAGGCCAAGTTGA
- the LOC109727818 gene encoding floral homeotic protein APETALA 2-like isoform X3, translating to MIQMISQICSQAMTHHHHQIAEPPQPTKKSWRGPQPRSSKYRGLLSQNWPVGITCMDCGKQVHLGGFDTAYAAARAYDCAAITFRGVDADINFNAKDYEEDLKKMSNLTTEKFVQPLRRQSTGSSRGSWKFRGVTLHKCGK from the exons atgatTCAGATGATTTCCCAAATTTGTTCTCAAG CGATGACGCATCACCACCACCAGATAGCGGAGCCGCCACAGCCCACGAAGAAGAGTTGGCGGGGACCCCAGCCGCGGAGCTCCAAATACCGCGGCCTTTTATCACAGAACTGGCCGGTAGGAATCACATGTATG GATTGTGGAAAGCAAGTCCATTTGG GTGGATTTGACACTGCATATGCTGCAGCAAG ggcATATGATTGCGCAGCAATCACGTTTCGTGGGGTCGACGCAGACATAAATTTCAATGCAAAAGATTATGAGGAGGATCTTAAAAAG ATGAGCAATCTCACAACGGAGAAGTTTGTTCAGCCACTTCGACGACAGAGCACTGGATCGTCGAGAGGAAGCTGGAAGTTTCGCGGGGTTACCTTGCACAAATGTGGGAAATGA
- the LOC109727818 gene encoding floral homeotic protein APETALA 2-like isoform X6, which yields MTHHHHQIAEPPQPTKKSWRGPQPRSSKYRGLLSQNWPVGITCMDCGKQVHLGGFDTAYAAARAYDCAAITFRGVDADINFNAKDYEEDLKKMSNLTTEKFVQPLRRQSTGSSRGSWKFRGVTLHKCGK from the exons ATGACGCATCACCACCACCAGATAGCGGAGCCGCCACAGCCCACGAAGAAGAGTTGGCGGGGACCCCAGCCGCGGAGCTCCAAATACCGCGGCCTTTTATCACAGAACTGGCCGGTAGGAATCACATGTATG GATTGTGGAAAGCAAGTCCATTTGG GTGGATTTGACACTGCATATGCTGCAGCAAG ggcATATGATTGCGCAGCAATCACGTTTCGTGGGGTCGACGCAGACATAAATTTCAATGCAAAAGATTATGAGGAGGATCTTAAAAAG ATGAGCAATCTCACAACGGAGAAGTTTGTTCAGCCACTTCGACGACAGAGCACTGGATCGTCGAGAGGAAGCTGGAAGTTTCGCGGGGTTACCTTGCACAAATGTGGGAAATGA
- the LOC109728013 gene encoding probable anion transporter 3, chloroplastic isoform X3: MACGVTLWSMATFLTPWAAETSLWALLAMRVLLGVAEGVALPSMNNMVLRWFPPTERSRAVGIAMAGFQLGSAIGLLLSPIIMSRAGPFGPFVIFGLFGFLWVLVWLSVASSTPHKHSQISQYELNYITSQTLASPLIEEPKKSKVIPPFRKLLSKWPTWALMSANAMHSWGYFVILSWMPVYFNTIYRVNLREAAWFSALPWVMMAVLGYVAGVGSDMLIKYGTSVTATRKIMQSIGFVGPAIALLGLNAARSPLAASAWLTTAVGLSSFSHSGFLVNLQEIAPQYAGVLHGMSNTAGTLAAILGTVGAGFFVERMGSFRGFLMLTSFLYFISALFWNLFATGPNSIDFDRRPS, from the exons ATGGCATGTGGAGTAACTTTATGGTCAATGGCCACTTTCCTTACCCCATGGGCTGCTGAGACTTCTTTGTGGGCGTTGCTTGCTATGAGAGTTCTTCTGGGTGTTGCGGAAGGAGTGGCGCTGCCTAGCATGAACAACATGGTATTAAG ATGGTTTCCTCCAACAGAACGATCTAGGGCTGTTGGGATTGCAATGGCCGGATTCCAGCTTGGCAGTGCAATTGGGCTACTACTTTCTCCTATTATCATGTCGCGGGCTGGACCTTTTGGTCCCTTTGTTatttttggattatttggatttCTTTGGGTCTTGGTATGGCTTTCTGTAGCGTCAAGTACTCCTCACAAGCATAGCCAGATATCACAATATGAGCTGAACTATATAACGAGTCAAACGCTGGCTAGCCCACTCATTGAAGAACCAAAAAAGTCCAAAGTGATCCCTCCATTTAGGAAACTCCTATCTAAATGGCCGACATGGGCTCTGATGTCAGCAAATGCAATGCACAGCTGG GGTTACTTCGTTATCCTTTCATGGATGCCAGTTTACTTCAATACA ATATATCGTGTCAACCTGAGGGAAGCTGCATGGTTTAGCGCCCTTCCTTGGGTAATGATGGCAGTTTTAGGATATGTTGCTGGTGTTGGTTCTGATATGCTGATCAAATATGGTACTAGCGTTACCGCAACTCGAAAAATTATGCAG TCAATTGGCTTTGTCGGTCCTGCTATTGCTCTTCTTGGTTTAAATGCTGCGAGAAGCCCACTTGCAGCCTCTGCCTGGCTTACAACTGCTGTTGGTTTGAGTTCTTTTAGCCATTCTGGTTTTCTAGTGAATCTACAG GAGATTGCCCCACAATATGCCGGAGTCCTCCATG GAATGTCAAATACCGCTGGAACATTAGCTGCCATTTTAGGAACAGTCGGAGCTGGTTTCTTCGTGGAGAGGATGGGTTCTTTTCGTGGATTTTTGATGCTAACATCATTTCTGTATTTTATCAGTGCGCTTTTCTGGAACCTTTTTGCGACCG GTCCCAACTCAATTGACTTTGACCGTAGGCCAAGTTGA
- the LOC109727818 gene encoding uncharacterized protein LOC109727818 isoform X1: MLVLSRYMYLGLYGTEVEATKYLHFFINHFQFCSKFYRFGHFIFGAYDIAAINCNGRDAITNFNRSIYASDLHLSFDHFEHNLDPSLSCSSSKRSEHEWVNEASSNETDQRVPTTFKLELNRRIRAKIDNKFNLPGENELRSNCYPIHLHSSGTFNYPQLQIIDKVLLEEEVEEAHKLSTIIKDLELQLSKEQEVFNLEP, from the exons ATGCTGGTTTTGAGCAGATACATGTATCTTGGCCTCTATGGCACTGAAGTAGAAGCTACTAAGTACCTTCATTTCTTCATCAATCACTTTCAATTTTGctctaaattttatagatttggCCATTTCATTTTCGGGGCATATGATATAGCTGCAATTAATTGCAACGGGCGCGATGCGATCACCAACTTCAATCGTTCCATCTACGCAAGCGATCTCCACCTTTCCT TTGATCACTTTGAGCATAATCTTGATCCAAGTCTGAGTTGCTCAAGCTCTAAGCGGAGCGAGCATGAATGGGTGAACGAAGCGAGCTCAAATGAAACGGATCAACGAGTCCCGACGACATTCAAACTAGAGTTGAATCGAAGAATCAGAGCAAAG ATCGATAACAAGTTCAATTTGCCCGGAGAAAACGAACTGCGAAGTAATTGTTATCCAATCCATTTGCACTCCAGTGGCACTTTCAACTACCCGCAGCTTCAAATCATCGACAAA GTTCTTCTAGAGGAGGAAGTTGAAGAAGCACACAAGCTCTCTACTATAATAAAGGATCTTGAGTTGCAACTGAGTAAAGAGCAAGAAG TATTCAATTTAGAACCCTGA
- the LOC109727818 gene encoding floral homeotic protein APETALA 2-like isoform X5 gives MIQMISQICSQVVAAMTHHHHQIAEPPQPTKKSWRGPQPRSSKYRGLLSQNWPVGITCGFDTAYAAARAYDCAAITFRGVDADINFNAKDYEEDLKKMSNLTTEKFVQPLRRQSTGSSRGSWKFRGVTLHKCGK, from the exons atgatTCAGATGATTTCCCAAATTTGTTCTCAAG TTGTGGCAGCGATGACGCATCACCACCACCAGATAGCGGAGCCGCCACAGCCCACGAAGAAGAGTTGGCGGGGACCCCAGCCGCGGAGCTCCAAATACCGCGGCCTTTTATCACAGAACTGGCCGGTAGGAATCACAT GTGGATTTGACACTGCATATGCTGCAGCAAG ggcATATGATTGCGCAGCAATCACGTTTCGTGGGGTCGACGCAGACATAAATTTCAATGCAAAAGATTATGAGGAGGATCTTAAAAAG ATGAGCAATCTCACAACGGAGAAGTTTGTTCAGCCACTTCGACGACAGAGCACTGGATCGTCGAGAGGAAGCTGGAAGTTTCGCGGGGTTACCTTGCACAAATGTGGGAAATGA
- the LOC109728013 gene encoding probable anion transporter 3, chloroplastic isoform X2, translating to MASLVHHFAPRTLPSPSSSLYGELRPPLPTLAPSRFAQSSSRRSSQPRHPWRSRRDQLRLRFPSLLRPLSSPPRVSSKPAAGSFDSDGEMKNPSFVEFVTSERVKVVAMLGLALALCNADRVVMSVAIVPLSRAHGWTQSFAGIVQSSFLWGYLLSPIIGGALVDYYGGKLVMACGVTLWSMATFLTPWAAETSLWALLAMRVLLGVAEGVALPSMNNMVLRWFPPTERSRAVGIAMAGFQLGSAIGLLLSPIIMSRAGPFGPFVIFGLFGFLWVLVWLSVASSTPHKHSQISQYELNYITSQTLASPLIEEPKKSKVIPPFRKLLSKWPTWALMSANAMHSWGYFVILSWMPVYFNTIYRVNLREAAWFSALPWVMMAVLGYVAGVGSDMLIKYGTSVTATRKIMQSIGFVGPAIALLGLNAARSPLAASAWLTTAVGLSSFSHSGFLVNLQEIAPQYAGVLHGMSNTAGTLAAILGTVGAGFFVERMGSFRGFLMLTSFLYFISALFWNLFATGERVDFK from the exons ATGGCTTCTCTCGTCCACCACTTCGCTCCTCGAACACttccctctccttcttcctcgcTCTATGGAGAGCTGCGCCCCCCTCTTCCCACGCTCGCTCCGTCTCGCTTCGCCCAATCCTCGAGCAGGAGAAGCTCCCAACCTCGGCATCCATGGCGATCACGCCGAGACCAGCTCCGTCTTCGATTCCCGTCGCTTCTCCGACCCCTCTCCTCTCCGCCCAGGGTTTCCTCGAAGCCCGCGGCCGGATCGTTCGATTCGGACGGGGAGATGAAGAACCCTAGCTTCGTGGAGTTCGTCACGTCGGAGAGGGTTAAGGTGGTGGCGATGCTGGGGCTCGCTCTCGCGCTCTGCAATGCCGATCGCGTGGTGATGTCGGTCGCCATCGTCCCTCTCTCGAGGGCGCACGGGTGGACCCAGTCCTTCGCCGGAATCGTTCAG TCATCTTTCCTCTGGGGATATCTCTTGTCCCCTATAATTGGAGGTGCACTAGTGGACTACTATGGGGGAAAGCTAGTTATGGCATGTGGAGTAACTTTATGGTCAATGGCCACTTTCCTTACCCCATGGGCTGCTGAGACTTCTTTGTGGGCGTTGCTTGCTATGAGAGTTCTTCTGGGTGTTGCGGAAGGAGTGGCGCTGCCTAGCATGAACAACATGGTATTAAG ATGGTTTCCTCCAACAGAACGATCTAGGGCTGTTGGGATTGCAATGGCCGGATTCCAGCTTGGCAGTGCAATTGGGCTACTACTTTCTCCTATTATCATGTCGCGGGCTGGACCTTTTGGTCCCTTTGTTatttttggattatttggatttCTTTGGGTCTTGGTATGGCTTTCTGTAGCGTCAAGTACTCCTCACAAGCATAGCCAGATATCACAATATGAGCTGAACTATATAACGAGTCAAACGCTGGCTAGCCCACTCATTGAAGAACCAAAAAAGTCCAAAGTGATCCCTCCATTTAGGAAACTCCTATCTAAATGGCCGACATGGGCTCTGATGTCAGCAAATGCAATGCACAGCTGG GGTTACTTCGTTATCCTTTCATGGATGCCAGTTTACTTCAATACA ATATATCGTGTCAACCTGAGGGAAGCTGCATGGTTTAGCGCCCTTCCTTGGGTAATGATGGCAGTTTTAGGATATGTTGCTGGTGTTGGTTCTGATATGCTGATCAAATATGGTACTAGCGTTACCGCAACTCGAAAAATTATGCAG TCAATTGGCTTTGTCGGTCCTGCTATTGCTCTTCTTGGTTTAAATGCTGCGAGAAGCCCACTTGCAGCCTCTGCCTGGCTTACAACTGCTGTTGGTTTGAGTTCTTTTAGCCATTCTGGTTTTCTAGTGAATCTACAG GAGATTGCCCCACAATATGCCGGAGTCCTCCATG GAATGTCAAATACCGCTGGAACATTAGCTGCCATTTTAGGAACAGTCGGAGCTGGTTTCTTCGTGGAGAGGATGGGTTCTTTTCGTGGATTTTTGATGCTAACATCATTTCTGTATTTTATCAGTGCGCTTTTCTGGAACCTTTTTGCGACCGGTGAGCGTGTTGATTTCAAATGA
- the LOC109727818 gene encoding floral homeotic protein APETALA 2-like isoform X2 — MIQMISQICSQVVAAMTHHHHQIAEPPQPTKKSWRGPQPRSSKYRGLLSQNWPVGITCMDCGKQVHLGGFDTAYAAARAYDCAAITFRGVDADINFNAKDYEEDLKKMSNLTTEKFVQPLRRQSTGSSRGSWKFRGVTLHKCGK; from the exons atgatTCAGATGATTTCCCAAATTTGTTCTCAAG TTGTGGCAGCGATGACGCATCACCACCACCAGATAGCGGAGCCGCCACAGCCCACGAAGAAGAGTTGGCGGGGACCCCAGCCGCGGAGCTCCAAATACCGCGGCCTTTTATCACAGAACTGGCCGGTAGGAATCACATGTATG GATTGTGGAAAGCAAGTCCATTTGG GTGGATTTGACACTGCATATGCTGCAGCAAG ggcATATGATTGCGCAGCAATCACGTTTCGTGGGGTCGACGCAGACATAAATTTCAATGCAAAAGATTATGAGGAGGATCTTAAAAAG ATGAGCAATCTCACAACGGAGAAGTTTGTTCAGCCACTTCGACGACAGAGCACTGGATCGTCGAGAGGAAGCTGGAAGTTTCGCGGGGTTACCTTGCACAAATGTGGGAAATGA
- the LOC109728014 gene encoding probable anion transporter 2, chloroplastic codes for MCSAGMEGIGGREVARSRRAVAIPERAKVVAMMAVVMLLCNADRVVMSVAVVPLAAKYGWSSSFLGIVQSSFLWGYVISSVAGGALADRYGGKRVMACGATVWSLATFLTPWAAQHSTGMLLAVRALFGLAEGVAFPTMSTFLPRWFPAHERATAVGVSMAGFHLGNVVSFLSTPIIMSHIGINGTFTFFASLGFVWLCAWLLGISNDPRSSPRISKAELQLIQAGRTESKAEARNFPSISLLLSRIEIWAIILANVANNWGYFVLLSWMPVYFKTVYNVNLKQAAWFSAIPWAVMAFSGYVAGASSDFLIKSGFPVARVRKIMQSIGFMGPGVSLLCLRFAKTPSVAAVLMTIALSLSSFSQAGYFCNVQDVAPKYAGFLHGITNGVGTVAAIISTIGTGYFVQWLGSFQAFLTLTAVLYFSITIFYNLFATGEQIFV; via the exons ATGTGTAGCGCGGGGATGGAGGGGATCGGGGGGAGGGAGGTGGCGAGGAGTAGGAGGGCGGTGGCGATACCGGAGAGGGCGAAGGTGGTGGCGATGATGGCGGTGGTGATGCTGCTCTGCAACGCCGACCGGGTGGTGATGTCGGTGGCCGTCGTCCCCCTCGCCGCCAAGTACGGCTGGTCCAGCTCCTTCTTGGGCATCGTCCAG TCGTCGTTCTTATGGGGGTACGTGATATCGTCCGTTGCGGGAGGAGCGCTTGCAGACCGGTACGGAGGGAAGCGCGTCATGGCGTGCGGCGCAACTGTTTGGTCTCTGGCCACCTTCCTCACCCCGTGGGCCGCCCAACACTCCACCGGCATGCTGCTCGCCGTCCGCGCTCTCTTCGGCCTTGCAGAGGGCGTCGCCTTCCCCACCATGAGCACCTTCTTACCTCG GTGGTTCCCTGCGCACGAACGTGCCACCGCAGTGGGCGTTTCAATGGCCGGCTTTCATCTTGGAAACGTCGTAAGCTTCCTCTCGACGCCGATCATAATGTCTCACATAGGGATCAATGGAACTTTCACTTTCTTCGCCTCCCTCGGCTTCGTATGGCTGTGTGCATGGCTTCTGGGGATTTCAAATGATCCTCGGAGCAGCCCCCGTATCAGCAAGGCCGAGCTGCAGCTAATTCAAGCCGGAAGGACTGaatcaaaagcagaagctcgtAACTTTCCATCCATAAGCCTTTTGCTATCCAGAATAGAGATTTGGGCTATCATTCTAGCTAATGTCGCCAACAATTGG GGCTACTTTGTATTGCTCTCATGGATGCCCGTCTACTTCAAAACA GTTTACAATGTGAATTTAAAGCAAGCCGCGTGGTTCAGCGCGATACCGTGGGCTGTTATGGCATTCTCTGGCTATGTTGCAGGAGCTTCTTCAGATTTCCTGATCAAATCCGGTTTCCCTGTAGCTCGAGTTCGGAAAATCATGCAG TCTATTGGTTTTATGGGGCCGGGTGTATCATTGCTGTGCTTAAGATTTGCAAAAACACCATCAGTTGCGGCGGTTCTCATGACCATTGCCCTGAGCCTGAGTTCTTTCAGTCAAGCAGGATATTTCTGTAATGTACAG GATGTGGCCCCCAAATATGCTGGGTTTCTACATG GTATAACGAATGGTGTGGGAACAGTGGCTGCCATCATAAGCACTATAGGAACAGGTTATTTTGTTCAGTGGTTGGGATCTTTCCAGGCTTTTCTCACCCTCACTGCAGTTCTCTATTTTAGCATCACCATTTTTTATAACCTCTTCGCCACTGGAGAGCAAATCTTTGTCTAG
- the LOC109727818 gene encoding floral homeotic protein APETALA 2-like isoform X4, with translation MAVDIWPDLTGSMTHHHHQIAEPPQPTKKSWRGPQPRSSKYRGLLSQNWPVGITCMDCGKQVHLGGFDTAYAAARAYDCAAITFRGVDADINFNAKDYEEDLKKMSNLTTEKFVQPLRRQSTGSSRGSWKFRGVTLHKCGK, from the exons ATGGCTGTGGATATTTGGCCGGATTTGACAGGGT CGATGACGCATCACCACCACCAGATAGCGGAGCCGCCACAGCCCACGAAGAAGAGTTGGCGGGGACCCCAGCCGCGGAGCTCCAAATACCGCGGCCTTTTATCACAGAACTGGCCGGTAGGAATCACATGTATG GATTGTGGAAAGCAAGTCCATTTGG GTGGATTTGACACTGCATATGCTGCAGCAAG ggcATATGATTGCGCAGCAATCACGTTTCGTGGGGTCGACGCAGACATAAATTTCAATGCAAAAGATTATGAGGAGGATCTTAAAAAG ATGAGCAATCTCACAACGGAGAAGTTTGTTCAGCCACTTCGACGACAGAGCACTGGATCGTCGAGAGGAAGCTGGAAGTTTCGCGGGGTTACCTTGCACAAATGTGGGAAATGA